In one window of Haloterrigena salifodinae DNA:
- a CDS encoding KaiC domain-containing protein yields MIPVRDESDDWFERALEDAEESANDDDDAADEPSGDGTAEQFGALGGIESAEAASQRETAAETADEGDGGSEGELFDEDFGAALADVDVPNAGADETGPEGFSELDFGLAAGTETDFDEAVDSDLPRLELGIEGLDRMIQGGVPERSLLVAMGSAGTGKTTFGLQFLEHGLARGENAVYITLEESRRRVIDSATEKGYPFDEYLAEDRLAVVDVDPVEMANSLQSITNELPTLIEEFDAARLVLDSVSLLEMMYEDRATRRNEIYDFTRSLKEAGVTALLTSEASEESPYASRYGIVEYLTDAVFVLQYIRPDDFRETRLAVEIQKIRDANHSREKKPYEITDEGISVYQQANLF; encoded by the coding sequence GTGATCCCCGTGCGTGACGAGTCCGATGACTGGTTCGAGCGCGCGCTCGAGGACGCCGAGGAGTCCGCGAACGACGATGATGACGCTGCGGACGAACCGTCCGGCGACGGGACCGCCGAGCAGTTCGGCGCGCTCGGTGGCATCGAATCTGCTGAAGCCGCGAGTCAGCGTGAGACGGCGGCCGAGACGGCCGACGAGGGAGATGGGGGAAGCGAAGGCGAACTGTTCGACGAAGACTTCGGCGCGGCGCTCGCGGACGTCGACGTTCCGAACGCCGGCGCGGACGAAACCGGCCCCGAGGGGTTCTCGGAGCTCGACTTCGGCCTCGCGGCGGGCACCGAGACCGACTTCGACGAGGCGGTCGACTCCGACCTCCCCCGACTCGAGCTCGGCATCGAGGGGCTCGATCGGATGATCCAGGGCGGCGTCCCCGAACGCTCCTTGCTCGTCGCGATGGGCAGCGCCGGGACCGGGAAGACGACATTCGGCCTGCAGTTTCTCGAGCACGGGCTGGCGCGGGGGGAGAACGCGGTGTACATCACCCTAGAGGAGAGCCGCCGGCGGGTGATCGACAGCGCGACCGAGAAGGGCTACCCCTTCGACGAGTACCTCGCCGAGGACCGACTCGCCGTCGTCGACGTCGATCCCGTCGAGATGGCCAACAGCCTGCAATCGATCACGAACGAGCTTCCGACGCTCATCGAGGAGTTCGACGCCGCGCGGCTCGTCCTCGACTCGGTATCGCTGCTCGAGATGATGTACGAGGACCGCGCGACCCGCCGCAACGAGATCTACGACTTCACCCGGAGCCTGAAGGAGGCCGGCGTCACCGCCCTGCTGACGAGCGAGGCGTCCGAAGAGTCGCCGTACGCCTCCCGGTACGGCATTGTGGAGTACCTCACGGACGCGGTCTTCGTCCTGCAGTACATCCGGCCGGACGACTTCCGGGAGACGCGCCTGGCCGTCGAGATCCAGAAGATCCGGGACGCGAACCACTCCCGGGAGAAGAAGCCCTACGAGATCACGGACGAGGGGATTTCGGTCTACCAGCAGGCGAACCTGTTCTAG
- a CDS encoding universal stress protein gives MYETLLVPTDGSDQAAVAASHAIDIAATRSATVHVLSVVDDRAFLVLDEDRVETVREDLRANARNAIDDVATSAAARDLAVETATDTGHPAECIVDYAADHDVDMIVMGTSGDEYETNVVGSVSQRVVREAPTPVLTVGPDVEG, from the coding sequence ATGTACGAGACACTCCTCGTTCCAACCGACGGCAGCGACCAGGCAGCGGTCGCCGCGAGCCACGCGATCGACATCGCAGCGACGCGGTCGGCGACGGTCCACGTCCTCTCGGTCGTCGACGACCGCGCGTTCCTCGTCCTCGACGAAGACCGCGTCGAGACGGTCCGCGAAGACCTGCGAGCGAACGCCCGCAACGCGATCGACGACGTCGCGACGAGCGCGGCGGCCCGCGACCTCGCGGTCGAGACGGCCACCGACACGGGCCACCCCGCCGAATGCATCGTCGATTACGCGGCCGACCACGACGTCGATATGATCGTAATGGGGACCAGCGGCGACGAGTACGAGACCAACGTCGTCGGAAGCGTCTCCCAGCGGGTCGTTCGCGAGGCTCCCACGCCCGTCCTGACCGTCGGGCCGGACGTCGAGGGCTAA
- a CDS encoding TrmB family transcriptional regulator produces MSSLRDLGLSEYEARAYRSLLNTGPTTAKELSRASDVPMGRIYDVLNSIEQYNLVRSQTASRPKKYVAVEPSTALDRLLEDKKRELEEKADQYESIVDDLANELDAAEPVEDQFWTAAVGPEETVDLMLERLAAADDHIVMVSADPAPQWDLQTVSEAVNAQLEDALDRGVSIDLLMTREMVGSLSEDVGRRYRTTHQQRDDFDVRTNDDISGSFNIIDGVEICIQVPNPLSSGDAFGMIDLKDPEFAANVHEEFVPRWEEAEPLEF; encoded by the coding sequence ATGTCCAGTCTCAGGGATCTCGGGCTCTCGGAGTACGAGGCTCGAGCCTACCGGTCGCTGCTCAATACCGGTCCCACAACGGCCAAGGAGTTGTCCCGTGCCAGCGACGTGCCAATGGGACGGATCTACGACGTTCTCAACAGCATCGAGCAGTACAACCTCGTCCGGAGCCAGACCGCGAGTCGGCCGAAGAAGTACGTCGCCGTCGAACCCTCGACGGCGTTAGACCGGCTTCTCGAGGACAAGAAACGCGAACTCGAGGAGAAAGCCGACCAGTACGAATCGATCGTCGACGACCTGGCTAACGAACTCGACGCGGCCGAACCGGTCGAAGACCAGTTCTGGACCGCCGCCGTCGGCCCCGAGGAGACCGTCGATCTCATGCTCGAACGGCTCGCGGCCGCCGACGATCACATCGTGATGGTGTCGGCTGATCCGGCCCCCCAGTGGGACCTCCAGACCGTCAGCGAGGCGGTCAACGCCCAACTCGAGGACGCACTCGACCGGGGCGTCTCGATCGATCTCTTGATGACCCGCGAGATGGTCGGCTCGCTCTCGGAAGACGTGGGTCGACGGTACCGAACGACCCACCAGCAGCGCGACGACTTCGACGTCCGGACGAACGACGATATCTCGGGCTCGTTCAACATCATCGACGGCGTCGAGATCTGTATTCAAGTGCCGAACCCGCTGTCGTCGGGCGACGCCTTCGGCATGATCGATCTGAAGGACCCGGAGTTCGCCGCGAACGTCCACGAGGAGTTCGTCCCCCGGTGGGAGGAGGCGGAACCGCTCGAGTTCTGA
- a CDS encoding DNA-directed RNA polymerase subunit epsilon has translation MRDDGAEPGPGPDEPAAVGDSPQLEYEDERRLENRPGSGSLSRADVQRDSTVRQWGVVTPSATVIGRAESSDGDLSESVRRLHDEQHAATPGYSERAHRLDRLRTTQALCNALEVTPWQRDLALGVMDEIDLTEFGSQRAIEKVALVVIRHVVDVDRQQYFGLNDIDAQALSADRMDDLFAQYRAHDITEEETFKRLAADYGLDTTSLNRLRRVLKEQLEDELPAYGRNPYRDPNLPDVTEANAGSEEGVAAGDGANGA, from the coding sequence ATGAGAGACGACGGTGCTGAACCCGGTCCAGGCCCCGACGAACCCGCGGCCGTCGGCGACAGCCCGCAACTCGAGTACGAGGACGAACGCCGACTCGAAAACCGGCCCGGTTCCGGGTCGCTCTCGCGGGCGGACGTCCAGCGCGATTCGACGGTCCGCCAGTGGGGCGTCGTCACGCCGAGCGCGACCGTGATCGGCCGCGCGGAGTCGTCGGATGGGGACCTCTCGGAGAGCGTCCGCCGACTGCACGACGAACAGCACGCGGCCACGCCGGGCTACAGCGAGCGCGCTCATCGGCTCGACCGGCTGCGGACGACCCAGGCGCTGTGTAACGCCCTCGAGGTGACGCCGTGGCAGCGGGACCTCGCGCTGGGGGTCATGGACGAGATCGATCTCACCGAGTTCGGCAGCCAGCGCGCGATCGAGAAGGTCGCGCTGGTAGTCATCCGCCACGTGGTCGACGTCGACCGCCAGCAGTATTTTGGGCTCAACGACATCGACGCACAGGCGCTGTCGGCCGACCGGATGGACGACCTGTTCGCCCAGTACCGGGCCCACGATATCACCGAGGAGGAGACGTTCAAGCGTCTCGCGGCCGACTATGGGCTGGACACGACCAGCCTGAACCGGCTCCGACGGGTCCTCAAGGAGCAACTCGAGGACGAGCTACCGGCCTACGGCCGGAACCCCTACCGCGACCCCAACCTCCCGGACGTCACCGAGGCCAACGCGGGGAGCGAGGAAGGCGTCGCCGCCGGCGACGGCGCGAACGGCGCCTGA
- a CDS encoding DsbA family oxidoreductase, producing the protein MSETADSPDRLELYADYVCPFCYLGTRSLEQYREEREAPLEIDWQPFDLRSGKRNPDGSIDHEADDGKDDQYYEQAKQNVRRLQEEYGVEMNQIMATEVDSLPAQQASWYVKQEYPEQWAAFDEAIYQALWQDGRDIGDADVLADLAEAVGLPVDEIRSAVDDDGLRTELEDQFQAAQRRGITGVPTFVYEDHAARGAVPPAQLERLVEGAEQAHR; encoded by the coding sequence ATGTCCGAGACAGCCGATTCGCCCGATCGACTCGAACTTTACGCCGATTACGTCTGTCCCTTCTGTTACCTGGGGACGCGATCACTCGAGCAGTACCGCGAAGAGCGCGAGGCCCCCCTCGAGATCGACTGGCAGCCGTTCGACCTCCGCAGCGGCAAGCGGAACCCGGACGGTTCCATCGATCACGAGGCCGACGACGGCAAGGACGACCAGTACTACGAGCAGGCCAAGCAGAACGTCCGCCGACTGCAGGAGGAGTACGGCGTCGAGATGAACCAGATCATGGCCACCGAGGTCGACTCGCTGCCGGCCCAGCAGGCCTCCTGGTACGTCAAGCAGGAGTACCCCGAGCAGTGGGCGGCCTTCGACGAGGCGATCTATCAGGCGCTCTGGCAGGACGGCCGCGACATCGGCGACGCCGACGTCCTGGCGGACCTCGCCGAGGCCGTCGGGCTCCCGGTCGACGAGATCCGCTCGGCGGTCGACGACGACGGGCTCCGAACGGAGCTCGAGGACCAGTTCCAGGCGGCCCAGCGGCGGGGCATAACCGGCGTTCCGACGTTCGTCTACGAGGATCACGCCGCCCGCGGCGCCGTCCCGCCGGCCCAACTCGAGCGACTCGTCGAGGGTGCAGAGCAGGCCCACCGATAG
- the mptA gene encoding GTP cyclohydrolase MptA, protein MSHQLPDVQATSPDVTVGLSQVGVTGVDKLVKIAREGKRPIVLTAEFEVFVDLPAWRKGADMSRNMEVIDEILEEATREEAYRVEDVCGDAAERLLEKHDYTSTAKVSMEAEFMRREQTPASDRETQHTVDIIASATATEEGTREEIGAEVTGMTVCPCSQGMSAARAKQTLEDLGVEEGTITEFLEEVPQPGHSQRGHATLTVESNGDPDVDLNDVIDIARDAMSARIYNLAKRPDEDHMTYEAHADAKFVEDCVRALAEGVVDEFDHLPDDAVITMKQSNDESIHQHNAHAERKVEMDTLREEVNGDD, encoded by the coding sequence ATGAGTCATCAGCTTCCGGACGTGCAGGCAACGTCACCCGACGTCACCGTCGGTCTGAGTCAGGTCGGCGTCACCGGCGTCGACAAACTCGTCAAGATCGCCCGCGAGGGGAAACGACCGATCGTCCTCACCGCCGAGTTCGAGGTCTTCGTCGATCTCCCTGCCTGGCGCAAGGGCGCAGATATGAGCCGCAACATGGAGGTCATCGACGAGATTCTCGAGGAGGCCACCCGCGAGGAGGCCTACCGCGTCGAGGACGTCTGCGGCGACGCCGCCGAACGGCTCCTCGAGAAACACGACTACACGTCCACAGCCAAGGTCTCGATGGAAGCGGAGTTCATGCGCCGCGAGCAGACGCCCGCCAGCGACCGCGAGACCCAGCACACCGTCGACATCATCGCCTCCGCGACGGCTACCGAGGAGGGTACCCGTGAGGAGATCGGCGCGGAAGTCACCGGGATGACCGTCTGCCCCTGTTCGCAGGGGATGTCCGCTGCGCGCGCGAAACAGACGCTCGAGGACTTAGGCGTCGAGGAGGGGACGATCACCGAGTTCCTCGAGGAAGTGCCACAGCCGGGCCACTCCCAGCGGGGCCACGCGACGCTAACGGTCGAATCGAACGGAGATCCCGATGTCGACCTGAACGACGTCATCGACATCGCCCGGGACGCGATGAGCGCGCGGATCTACAATCTCGCGAAGCGGCCCGACGAGGACCACATGACCTACGAGGCTCACGCGGACGCGAAGTTCGTCGAGGACTGCGTGCGCGCGCTCGCTGAGGGCGTCGTCGACGAGTTCGATCACCTGCCCGACGACGCGGTGATCACGATGAAACAGTCCAACGACGAGTCGATCCACCAGCACAACGCCCACGCCGAACGGAAAGTCGAGATGGATACCCTGCGCGAAGAAGTCAACGGCGACGACTGA
- a CDS encoding transcription initiation factor IIB — translation MARPSRQRERESESTETTDQRERERACDECSDGTLVTSEDQGELVCDQCGLVVEGSNIDHGPEWRAFNHSERQSKSRVGAPTTQTMHDKGLTTSIDWKNQDAYGRSISADKRSQMRRLRKWQERIRTKDAGERNLQFALSEIDRMASSLGIPRSVREVACVIYRRALDEDLIRGRSIEGVATSTLYAACRMEGIPRSLEEVAAVSRVERKEIGRTYRYVAQELSLEMEPVDPKQYTPRFCSELDLSEEVQAKATEIIDTTTEKGLLSGKSPTGYAAAAIYAASLLCNEKKTQREIAEVAQVTEVTIRNRYQEQIEAMGI, via the coding sequence ATGGCTCGCCCATCCCGCCAGCGCGAACGCGAATCAGAATCGACCGAAACCACAGATCAACGCGAGCGCGAGCGGGCGTGTGACGAGTGTTCCGACGGAACGCTCGTCACGAGCGAGGATCAGGGCGAACTCGTCTGCGATCAGTGCGGACTCGTCGTCGAGGGCTCGAACATCGACCACGGGCCGGAGTGGCGCGCGTTCAACCACTCGGAGCGACAGAGCAAGTCCCGCGTCGGCGCGCCGACGACCCAGACGATGCACGACAAGGGGCTGACGACCTCCATCGACTGGAAGAACCAGGACGCCTACGGCCGCTCGATCTCCGCGGACAAGCGCAGCCAGATGCGCCGCCTGCGCAAGTGGCAGGAACGCATCCGCACCAAGGACGCCGGCGAACGCAACCTGCAGTTCGCTCTCAGCGAGATCGATCGGATGGCCTCCTCGCTTGGCATTCCGCGGTCGGTCCGCGAGGTCGCCTGCGTCATCTACCGGCGTGCGCTCGACGAGGACCTCATCCGCGGGCGCTCCATCGAGGGCGTCGCCACCAGCACCCTCTACGCCGCCTGCCGCATGGAGGGCATCCCCCGCAGCTTGGAGGAGGTCGCCGCCGTCTCCCGCGTCGAGCGCAAGGAGATCGGCCGCACCTACCGCTATGTCGCCCAGGAGCTCAGCCTCGAGATGGAGCCCGTCGATCCGAAACAGTACACGCCGCGCTTTTGCTCGGAGCTCGACCTCTCGGAGGAGGTCCAGGCCAAGGCCACCGAGATCATCGACACGACGACCGAGAAGGGACTGCTGTCGGGCAAGTCGCCCACGGGCTACGCCGCCGCCGCGATCTACGCCGCCTCGCTGCTCTGTAACGAGAAGAAGACCCAGCGCGAGATCGCCGAGGTCGCACAGGTGACCGAGGTGACTATTCGAAATCGGTATCAGGAGCAGATCGAAGCGATGGGCATCTAG
- a CDS encoding DUF255 domain-containing protein → MDDQTRVEWRDWGQDAFDEAAEADAPVLLSLTATWCDHCHEMDAETYAEPRIAANINDSFVPVRVDVDRHSRVRDRYNMGGFPSTVFLAPDGTVLTGAGYLGPDGMRQVLDSVRTMWQTKGSGAGRVPRPLREDNPPAGRLTSGVESAMLGQLTEAYDEVAGGWGGSPKFPLPDALEFALKRDREMALRSFDAVSANLLDEYDGGFYRFAAERDWAGLQHEKLLDSNGALVRAFANAYLLTGKDEYREPAERTVDYLTTTLWNDEADAFANSQAPGEDDAHTIDATDRAAADEPPVDEGVFAGPNGLAIEGLLTYYAYTDDERARRYAERALETLRNDLLEDGVAVHALEGDVERDADGEVTPLLANQAYVLSALTTTASILETDALASATAVADATIDRLRDGESFLDGPASGAGLLERPLRPLDTNVALADALLELAVLADEERYREVARETLEAFAGASDRFGVQMARYATTVSRLLEGPLVIRVAADPGTDLHRAALRMADHEKVVVPAAADLEAELARVERGDQRSDTAETPAELSERVQSVLE, encoded by the coding sequence ATGGACGACCAGACGCGCGTCGAGTGGCGCGACTGGGGACAGGACGCCTTCGACGAGGCGGCGGAGGCGGACGCCCCGGTTTTGCTCTCGCTCACCGCGACGTGGTGTGATCACTGCCACGAGATGGACGCGGAAACCTACGCGGAGCCTCGCATCGCGGCGAATATCAACGACAGTTTCGTCCCCGTTCGGGTCGACGTCGATCGCCATTCGCGCGTGCGCGATCGGTACAACATGGGCGGGTTCCCGTCGACGGTCTTTTTAGCCCCGGACGGAACGGTGCTGACCGGCGCAGGCTATCTCGGGCCCGACGGCATGCGACAGGTGCTGGACAGCGTCCGGACCATGTGGCAGACGAAAGGCAGCGGCGCCGGTCGCGTCCCGCGCCCGCTTCGCGAGGACAACCCGCCCGCGGGTCGGCTCACGAGCGGCGTCGAGTCGGCGATGCTCGGCCAACTGACCGAGGCCTACGACGAAGTCGCCGGCGGCTGGGGCGGGAGTCCGAAGTTCCCGTTACCCGATGCCCTCGAGTTCGCCCTCAAGCGCGATCGAGAGATGGCCCTGCGCTCCTTCGACGCGGTCAGCGCGAACCTGTTGGACGAGTACGACGGGGGCTTCTACCGGTTCGCGGCCGAACGCGACTGGGCCGGACTCCAACACGAGAAACTCTTGGATTCCAACGGCGCGCTCGTGCGCGCGTTCGCCAACGCCTACCTGCTGACGGGCAAAGACGAGTACCGCGAGCCCGCCGAGCGGACCGTTGACTACCTCACGACGACGCTGTGGAACGACGAGGCCGATGCCTTCGCGAACAGTCAGGCGCCCGGCGAGGACGACGCCCACACGATCGACGCGACCGACCGCGCCGCGGCCGACGAGCCGCCGGTCGACGAGGGGGTCTTCGCCGGCCCGAACGGGCTGGCGATCGAGGGACTGCTTACCTACTACGCTTACACCGACGACGAGCGGGCGCGTCGGTACGCGGAACGCGCGCTCGAGACCCTTCGGAACGACCTGCTCGAGGACGGCGTCGCCGTCCACGCGCTCGAGGGGGACGTCGAACGCGACGCGGACGGCGAGGTGACGCCGCTGCTCGCGAATCAGGCCTACGTCCTGTCGGCGCTGACGACGACCGCGAGCATCCTCGAGACGGACGCGCTGGCGTCCGCGACCGCGGTTGCGGACGCGACGATCGATCGGCTCCGCGACGGGGAGTCGTTCCTCGACGGGCCGGCGTCGGGGGCCGGACTCCTCGAGCGCCCGCTTCGACCGCTGGATACGAACGTCGCGCTCGCGGACGCGCTGCTAGAGCTCGCGGTCCTGGCCGACGAGGAGCGCTACCGCGAGGTCGCTCGAGAGACGCTCGAGGCCTTCGCGGGCGCGAGCGATCGCTTCGGCGTCCAGATGGCTCGCTACGCGACCACTGTCTCGCGGCTGCTCGAGGGACCGCTGGTGATCCGCGTCGCGGCCGACCCCGGAACCGACCTCCATCGGGCCGCCCTGCGAATGGCGGACCACGAGAAGGTCGTCGTTCCCGCCGCCGCCGACCTCGAGGCGGAGCTGGCGCGGGTCGAACGCGGCGACCAGCGCTCGGACACCGCCGAAACCCCCGCCGAGTTGAGCGAACGCGTCCAGTCGGTCCTCGAGTAA
- a CDS encoding nucleotidyltransferase domain-containing protein produces the protein MSTVPESVFETVDDLLTDLERDRGVRVALAVARGSHAWGAASPESDYDIGFVFVPDDLRSYAHLAGLPETIHEAVDTDDGDVELQGWDVRTFARLLADSNDGAIDLLRSPIRYRIAYEPATLADYVERTYNPMDLYHAWRGIATSNYRKYISHHLVRNDDAIFPILEAREDEYVVATWDGADDAGSDDGTRTIPVDDERFAETQTKPTVKRNLTIHRAAMSARYLKATGEQDGHELPVIEFDRFLDEQAPSVFDADRIERARTLLERKRAGDGSVPIGDAVGREFAHPPREIDPGRHARSGPDPERLDEFVDELIAAVQ, from the coding sequence ATGTCTACCGTCCCCGAGTCCGTTTTCGAGACCGTCGACGACCTGCTGACCGACCTCGAGCGCGACCGCGGGGTGCGCGTCGCGCTGGCGGTCGCCCGCGGCAGTCACGCCTGGGGCGCGGCGAGCCCCGAAAGCGACTACGACATCGGCTTCGTCTTCGTCCCGGACGATCTCCGTAGCTACGCCCACCTCGCGGGCCTACCGGAGACGATCCACGAGGCCGTCGACACGGACGACGGCGACGTCGAACTGCAGGGCTGGGACGTCCGAACGTTCGCGCGACTGCTCGCGGATTCCAACGACGGCGCGATCGATCTGCTCCGGAGTCCAATCCGCTACCGCATCGCGTACGAACCCGCGACACTCGCCGATTACGTCGAACGGACGTACAATCCGATGGATCTCTACCACGCGTGGCGGGGCATCGCGACGAGTAACTACCGCAAGTACATCTCGCACCATCTGGTCCGTAACGACGACGCGATCTTCCCGATCCTCGAGGCGCGCGAGGACGAGTACGTCGTCGCGACGTGGGACGGTGCGGACGACGCGGGCAGCGACGACGGAACGCGAACGATCCCGGTCGACGACGAGCGGTTCGCCGAGACGCAGACGAAACCCACGGTGAAGCGAAATCTGACGATCCACCGCGCGGCGATGTCGGCTCGCTACCTGAAGGCGACCGGAGAGCAGGATGGCCACGAGCTACCGGTAATCGAATTCGACCGCTTCCTAGACGAGCAGGCACCGTCCGTTTTCGATGCCGATCGGATCGAACGCGCCCGCACGTTGCTCGAGCGAAAGCGGGCCGGCGACGGTTCGGTGCCGATCGGCGACGCCGTCGGCCGCGAGTTCGCTCATCCGCCCCGCGAAATCGATCCCGGCCGTCACGCGCGCAGCGGTCCTGATCCGGAGCGGCTAGACGAGTTCGTCGACGAGCTGATCGCGGCAGTGCAGTAA
- a CDS encoding amphi-Trp domain-containing protein codes for MVQRTTADEKLPRSELAAFLATLSEEFDGENEQINVDVGNKTVSLNPSEEVDFSIDVVERSSMLRGSRETIEIELSWKS; via the coding sequence ATGGTTCAACGGACGACGGCCGACGAGAAACTTCCGCGATCGGAACTCGCAGCGTTCCTGGCGACGCTGTCCGAGGAGTTCGACGGAGAGAACGAGCAGATCAACGTCGACGTCGGCAACAAGACGGTTTCGCTGAACCCGTCCGAGGAGGTCGACTTCTCGATCGACGTCGTCGAGCGCTCCTCGATGCTCCGCGGCAGTCGCGAAACGATCGAGATCGAACTGAGCTGGAAGTCCTAA
- a CDS encoding NAD(+)/NADH kinase, whose protein sequence is MDVAVGIVGQRGNERAQGLAASLAETLERSGRDGGETAVVVDEATGEAVDAPACPVDEMDDRDLVVSIGGDGTLLFVAREVGPTPILGVNLGEVGFLNAVTPEDAVDVVTDLVADYRETGAFEGRELARLEATSEGADWTLEPALNEIVVHGPRRGPGGGATVEVRVDGGRYAASHADGVLVATPAGSTAYNLSEGGPLVHPTADALVVTQMAAADSMPPLVVDPDTDLSITISDSDTAYAISDGRNRRRLAPPATITVSVADEPIRLVGPRGDFVSSLEKLD, encoded by the coding sequence ATGGACGTCGCCGTCGGCATCGTCGGCCAGCGAGGCAACGAGCGCGCACAGGGACTCGCCGCGTCGCTCGCGGAGACGCTCGAGCGAAGCGGACGCGATGGGGGGGAGACCGCGGTCGTCGTCGACGAGGCGACCGGCGAGGCGGTCGACGCGCCCGCGTGCCCGGTCGACGAGATGGACGACCGGGATCTCGTCGTGAGCATCGGCGGCGACGGCACGCTGCTGTTCGTCGCCCGCGAGGTCGGCCCCACGCCGATCCTCGGGGTCAACCTCGGCGAGGTCGGCTTTCTCAACGCCGTCACACCCGAGGACGCCGTCGACGTCGTCACCGATCTCGTCGCGGACTACCGCGAGACCGGCGCGTTCGAGGGGCGCGAACTCGCCCGCCTCGAGGCGACGAGCGAAGGCGCCGACTGGACCCTCGAGCCGGCGCTCAACGAAATCGTCGTCCACGGCCCGCGCCGGGGCCCGGGCGGCGGGGCGACCGTCGAGGTCCGCGTCGACGGCGGGCGATACGCCGCCAGCCACGCCGACGGCGTCCTCGTGGCGACGCCCGCGGGCTCGACCGCGTACAACTTGAGCGAGGGCGGGCCGCTGGTTCACCCGACGGCCGACGCGCTGGTCGTCACGCAGATGGCCGCCGCCGATTCGATGCCGCCGCTGGTCGTCGACCCGGACACGGATCTCTCGATTACGATTTCCGACTCCGACACCGCCTACGCGATCAGCGACGGGCGGAACCGACGGCGACTCGCCCCCCCCGCGACCATCACCGTCTCGGTCGCGGACGAGCCGATCAGACTCGTCGGGCCTCGCGGGGACTTCGTCTCCAGCCTCGAAAAACTCGACTGA
- a CDS encoding FxsA family protein: MLRWIAALLLIPFLDAVLLGFLVTQFGAFTWVGMVLLVVLTGLVGMLLVRAEGRRTIGKMQRSLAEGRPPTNELLDGGLLIAAGAFLLTPGLVTDAIGFLLAVPITRVPIRAALKRFVIVPYADKKTGGFASGKVWTFGFPDEGTTRGGSSSDGNSTDSGTYDLGADDYTVDDHGDEDSYTIDFVDERPSDSGEDLDDDPSAR, translated from the coding sequence ATGCTCCGGTGGATTGCCGCGTTGTTGCTCATCCCGTTTCTCGATGCGGTGTTACTCGGGTTCCTCGTCACTCAGTTCGGCGCGTTTACCTGGGTCGGGATGGTGCTGCTCGTCGTCCTGACCGGACTCGTCGGCATGCTGCTCGTCCGTGCCGAGGGTCGCCGAACTATCGGGAAGATGCAGCGGTCGCTGGCCGAGGGGCGACCCCCGACCAACGAACTGCTCGACGGTGGACTCCTGATCGCCGCCGGGGCCTTCCTGTTGACTCCCGGCCTCGTCACGGACGCCATCGGCTTCCTGCTGGCCGTCCCGATCACGCGGGTCCCGATCCGGGCCGCCCTCAAACGGTTCGTGATCGTCCCCTACGCGGACAAGAAGACCGGCGGCTTCGCCAGCGGCAAGGTCTGGACCTTCGGCTTCCCTGACGAGGGAACGACTCGAGGCGGGAGTTCCAGTGACGGCAACTCGACCGACAGCGGGACGTACGACCTTGGCGCCGACGACTACACGGTCGACGACCACGGCGATGAGGACTCATACACGATCGATTTCGTCGACGAGCGGCCCTCCGATTCCGGAGAGGATCTAGACGACGACCCCTCCGCCCGGTAG